From a region of the Monodelphis domestica isolate mMonDom1 chromosome 8, mMonDom1.pri, whole genome shotgun sequence genome:
- the LOC100012637 gene encoding rab proteins geranylgeranyltransferase component A 2 — translation MADKLPSEFDVIVIGTGLPESITAAACSRSGQSVLHLDSRSYYGGNWASFSFSGLLSWIKEYQEQSDIGEEWTAWKELILETEEGIALRKKDQTIQHVEVICYASQDSDDHAEEIGALQKNPASLTSAGTNHPPDSMDTASSDTSKLLAPLSEPETALVVPEVDMTLEKENDGSYTDCSQLDLEPKKTENILITEDVADAPKKSGITYSQIVKEGRRFNIDLTSKLLYSRGLLIDLLIKSNVSRYAEFKNVTRILGFQEGSVLQVPCSRADVFNSKKLTMVEKRMLMKFLTFCLDYEQHPNEYKAYEESTFSEYLKTQKLTPILRHFVLHSIAMASETSTSTLDGLRGTKNFLQCLGRYGNTPFLFPLYGQGEIPQCFCRMCAVFGGTYCLNHAVQCLVVDKESGKCKAIIDHFGQRINAKYFIVEDSYLSEKTCSNVTYTQISRGVLITDRSILKTDSDQHISVLTVPPVEPGSAAVRVIELSSSTMTCMKGTYLVHLTCTSSKNTAREDLELVVQKLFTPYAEVELEREALEKPGLLWALYFNMRDSSGINRDSYNDLPSNIYVCSGPDYVLGNEYAVKQAKTVFQHFLPNEEFCPPPPNPEDIVFDADSMQPDVLAPKPDTTEEIKVQRNTEEHAQE, via the coding sequence ATGGCAGACAAACTCCCTTCAGAATTTGATGTGATCGTGATAGGGACTGGTTTGCCTGAGTCCATCACTGCAGCTGCTTGCTCAAGAAGTGGCCAGAGTGTTCTACATCTTGATTCAAGAAGCTATTATGGAGGAAACTGGGCTAGTTTCAGCTTTTCAGGACTATTGTCCTGGATAAAGGAATATCAGGAACAGAGTGATATTGGAGAAGAATGGACAGCATGGAAAGAGCTAATACTAGAAACAGAAGAAGGCATTGCTCTTAGAAAGAAGGATCAGACCATCCAACATGTAGAAGTCATCTGTTATGCCAGTCAGGATTCAGATGATCATGCTGAAGAGATTGGTGCTTTGCAGAAGAATCCTGCCTCTCTGACTTCTGCTGGCACAAATCACCCTCCAGACTCAATGGATACAGCTTCCTCAGATACATCTAAATTATTAGCACCATTAAGTGAACCAGAGACTGCACTGGTGGTACCTGAAGTAGATATGacattggagaaagaaaatgatggtaGTTACACAGATTGTAGCCAGTTAGATTTGGAAccaaaaaaaactgaaaacattcTAATCACAGAAGATGTTGCTGATGCACCCAAGAAGAGTGGGATCACTTACTCCCAGATTGTTAAAGAAGGCCGGAGATTTAATATTGATTTGACCTCAAAGCTTCTTTATTCTCGAGGATTGCTAATTGACCTTCTAATCAAATCAAATGTTAGCCGATATGCAGAATTCAAAAATGTCACCAGGATTCTTGGGTTTCAAGAAGGGAGCGTGCTACAGGTGCCTTGTTCCAGAGCAGATGTTTTTAATAGCAAGAAACTCACTATGGTAGAAAAGAGAATGCTGATgaaatttctgacattttgcttaGATTATGAGCAGCACCCTAATGAATACAAAGCTTATGAGGAAAGTACCTTTTCAGAATACTTGAAAACTCAAAAACTGACACCCATCTTGAGACACTTTGTCCTTCATTCCATTGCAATGGCATCAGAGACATCTACCAGCACCTTAGATGGCCTCAGAGGAACGAAAAACTTTCTTCAGTGTCTTGGGCGGTATGGCAAtactccctttttgttccccttGTATGGCCAAGGAGAAATACCCCAGTGTTTCTGCAGAATGTGTGCAGTATTTGGTGGAACCTATTGTCTTAACCATGCAGTACAGTGCCTTGTAGTGGACAAAGAATCTGGAAAATGTAAGGCAATCATCGATCATTTTGGTCAGAGGATAAATGCTAAGTATTTTATTGTAGAAGATAGTTACCTTTCTGAGAAAacgtgttcaaatgtgacctataCCCAGATATCAAGGGGAGTGCTGATCACAGATCGATCTATACTGAAGACAGATTCTGATCAGCATATCTCTGTTCTGACAGTACCACCAGTGGAGCCAGGATCTGCTGCCGTCCGGGTCATTGAATTGTCTTCTTCTACCATGACATGTATGAAAGGTACATATCTTGTCCATTTAACTTGTACATCCTCAAAAAATACAGCAAGAGAAGATTTAGAATTAGTTGTGCAGAAATTATTCACCCCCTATGCTGAAGTGGAGCTGGAAAGGGAGGCACTAGAAAAGCCAGGCCTTCTGTGGGCTCTCTATTTCAACATGAGAGATTCTTCAGGCATCAATCGAGACTCCTATAATGATTTACCTTCAAACATTTATGTCTGCTCTGGACCAGACTATGTTTTGGGAAATGAGTATGCTGTTAAACAGGCTAAAACAGTTTTCCAACACTTCTTGCCAAATGAAGAATTTTGCCCTCCTCCACCAAATCCTGAAGATATTGTATTTGATGCAGATAGTATGCAACCAGATGTTCTTGCACCCAaaccagacacaactgaagaaatcaaagtccaaagaaacacagaagagcaTGCTCAAGAATAG